In a genomic window of Candidatus Hydrogenedentota bacterium:
- a CDS encoding metallophosphoesterase family protein, translating into MTACRRWGAVVSVLVWAALASQAEPLHVYLTYSGAPETSIDINVLEREKVAAPVDVYYDTEPRGGDAKAYTNKITAGYVQSTMELSDRRALYVAPLKDLKPGTTYYFVGGEAKYGMSTERKFRTLPGGDAPFRFVNGGDMGADGLVIPLLTLAGKENPDFGIVGGDIAYVNGLLGGFATWDKWLDNWDQLMVTTDGRMIPIVTAIGNHEVNRYESTEFSMTSPWYMGLFGRQGRNVFHTKKVGDNAVFFLLDSGHLEPHDGKQTAWLKQELEQHKDVKYKFAAYHVPLYPAHRPYDGGGSKLGREHWGPLFDEYNLTLGMEHHDHVFKRSKPLKDGKVVKKGTVYIGDGCFGREARVIDPQVRWYNRVEKSAAHFWVVDVSKRGLKLRAIDDKGAEIDRFSLP; encoded by the coding sequence ATGACCGCATGTAGACGCTGGGGAGCAGTCGTATCCGTACTGGTGTGGGCCGCGCTCGCAAGCCAGGCAGAGCCACTGCACGTGTATCTGACGTACTCGGGCGCGCCGGAGACGTCGATCGACATCAACGTGCTGGAGCGCGAAAAGGTCGCCGCGCCGGTGGACGTGTATTACGACACGGAACCGCGCGGCGGCGACGCGAAGGCGTATACGAACAAGATCACGGCGGGGTATGTCCAATCGACGATGGAGTTGAGCGATCGCCGCGCGTTGTATGTCGCGCCGTTGAAGGACCTGAAGCCCGGCACGACGTATTACTTCGTCGGCGGCGAGGCCAAGTACGGCATGTCGACGGAACGGAAGTTCCGTACCTTACCGGGTGGGGACGCGCCGTTCCGGTTTGTAAACGGCGGGGACATGGGCGCAGACGGGTTGGTGATTCCGCTGTTGACCCTTGCGGGAAAAGAGAATCCCGACTTCGGGATCGTCGGGGGCGACATTGCGTACGTGAACGGGTTGCTGGGCGGGTTCGCGACGTGGGACAAGTGGCTCGACAACTGGGACCAGTTGATGGTGACGACGGACGGGCGGATGATCCCGATTGTAACGGCGATCGGGAACCATGAGGTGAACCGGTACGAATCGACCGAGTTCTCGATGACGTCGCCGTGGTACATGGGGCTGTTCGGGCGTCAGGGCCGGAACGTGTTTCACACAAAAAAGGTGGGCGACAACGCGGTGTTTTTCCTGCTCGACTCGGGCCACCTCGAACCGCACGATGGCAAGCAGACGGCGTGGTTGAAGCAGGAACTCGAGCAACACAAGGACGTGAAATACAAGTTCGCGGCGTACCACGTGCCGCTGTATCCCGCGCACCGGCCGTACGATGGCGGAGGGTCGAAATTGGGTCGTGAACATTGGGGACCGCTGTTCGACGAATACAATCTTACGCTGGGGATGGAGCACCACGATCACGTATTCAAGCGCAGCAAGCCGCTCAAAGACGGCAAGGTGGTCAAGAAAGGTACGGTCTACATCGGCGACGGGTGCTTCGGACGGGAAGCGCGCGTGATCGACCCGCAGGTACGGTGGTACAACAGGGTCGAGAAGTCCGCTGCGCATTTCTGGGTGGTGGATGTGTCGAAGAGGGGGCTGAAGCTCAGGGCGATTGACGATAAGGGCGCGGAGATCGACCGGTTTTCGTTGCCGTAA
- a CDS encoding SAM-dependent methyltransferase, whose amino-acid sequence MNFTVRTIGMVYNSRKDVVDDGWAMIPSQIRLNDELPDESLNGIEEFSHIEIVYIFHKALESNPVLGAEHPRENANWPKVGIYAQRKKARPNFIGCTIAKLIRREGRNLFVERLDAIDGTPVLDIKPVMREFLPDGEVRQPQWAEELMRNYW is encoded by the coding sequence ATGAATTTCACTGTTCGTACCATTGGCATGGTCTACAATTCGAGGAAGGACGTTGTGGACGATGGTTGGGCGATGATTCCTTCGCAGATACGGCTTAACGACGAACTGCCTGATGAAAGCCTGAACGGTATCGAGGAATTCTCGCACATCGAGATCGTCTACATTTTCCACAAGGCGCTGGAATCGAACCCTGTCCTGGGCGCGGAGCATCCGCGTGAAAACGCGAACTGGCCGAAAGTGGGCATTTACGCGCAGCGAAAGAAGGCACGGCCCAATTTTATCGGGTGCACCATCGCGAAATTGATTCGGCGCGAGGGACGAAACTTGTTTGTTGAGCGCTTGGACGCGATCGATGGAACGCCGGTACTCGACATCAAGCCTGTCATGCGGGAGTTTCTACCGGATGGCGAGGTGCGTCAGCCGCAGTGGGCAGAAGAACTGATGCGGAATTATTGGTAA
- a CDS encoding PDZ domain-containing protein — MRIFSAMLLAFVCSVTACAGALGDNGPSPFTREQIERLPFRIPSAAEDAQAVLAGANTTWEDIRAYVEYQRDTAPRYHVRNETFRFFVPAVDGSGYVSNGDVELRDKTLVVAILGSWSQRSIEFVPILNDIAARAFRDKVRVLGIAIEPGPPESHMQLLQQFQADRGVTFPLLYGGPVDDVEKTFPDLLNFTTLPKTFVIAPNGRVAWVENGVRPDSANSLANAIGRAGEMTGVPEPHPSQRSKRGIGVLIGRVEPGGLMVIIEVLPQTPAEEVGLTAGDVIVEVDGTKVAGKELGDVASLIRGDTLRAIDLKVAREGVATLTAYTIVRRELSLE, encoded by the coding sequence ATGCGAATCTTTTCGGCCATGTTGCTGGCTTTTGTTTGTTCGGTCACGGCATGCGCCGGCGCGTTGGGCGACAACGGCCCAAGCCCATTTACACGAGAGCAAATCGAACGGTTGCCATTTCGAATTCCTTCCGCTGCGGAGGATGCGCAGGCAGTACTTGCGGGCGCAAACACAACCTGGGAAGACATTCGCGCGTACGTCGAGTATCAGCGCGATACCGCACCACGCTATCACGTTCGCAACGAAACGTTTCGATTCTTCGTTCCCGCCGTCGATGGCTCCGGCTACGTGTCAAACGGCGATGTGGAGTTGCGCGACAAGACCCTTGTCGTGGCCATACTTGGATCGTGGAGCCAGCGATCCATCGAGTTTGTCCCGATACTCAACGACATCGCGGCCCGGGCGTTTCGGGACAAGGTGCGCGTGTTGGGGATCGCCATCGAACCCGGGCCGCCGGAATCGCACATGCAACTCCTCCAACAGTTCCAGGCCGACCGCGGCGTGACGTTCCCCCTGTTGTACGGCGGGCCCGTTGACGATGTGGAGAAAACGTTTCCGGACTTGCTCAACTTCACGACGCTACCCAAGACGTTCGTTATTGCGCCAAACGGTCGCGTCGCCTGGGTCGAGAACGGTGTGCGCCCCGATTCAGCGAACAGCCTTGCCAACGCGATCGGCAGAGCGGGCGAGATGACAGGCGTTCCGGAGCCCCACCCAAGTCAGCGTTCGAAGCGCGGTATTGGCGTGCTGATAGGCCGCGTCGAACCTGGCGGCCTCATGGTCATCATCGAAGTTCTGCCCCAAACACCCGCGGAGGAAGTCGGGCTGACGGCCGGAGACGTCATCGTCGAAGTGGATGGCACGAAGGTGGCCGGAAAAGAGTTGGGCGACGTCGCCAGTCTTATTCGAGGCGATACCCTTCGAGCGATTGACTTGAAGGTGGCGCGCGAAGGCGTCGCGACACTTACCGCATACACCATCGTGCGGCGCGAACTATCGTTGGAGTGA
- a CDS encoding VCBS repeat-containing protein — protein MTKIVFVAPALLLFSTAVESEILAERFRASLTVHTPVNVVAGIVDGQTVFCVQGDAVRGGKRIAAVDVVGANGVLIRTLDEPGTTGGSQSGAYLHWIDDNAGPMVLFSWVPDRDDIPGGANLVRVTDGTVVARIRNRTRFGNNNSIVADIDGNGRVDVLYADQQSLSLLTLPNLEAQWRVDTGINFCWSLPAFVDVTGDGRPEAVYGSEYNNPDGTSSFIALDNSGKPVWRTDGHAEDLGSTPVFVVDVDGDGTDELVKVGLDLEHRNKQEWNHAHVFDRSGRLVSRAALGFTGIAIANLDDDPALEGVGITNTRDGGSNGVRAIRCVELSTGKTEWTTPVERTYLDDNSPVAGDFDGDDNLEIVVGTGNPWGYARLPNSEPWGDQYVVSAKGEILQRMTLPGRPTNSLLIDLDGDGAGEVVTVLDGQPGWLAVYDTRAKTSRREWHTPFGSPLRDGTMAP, from the coding sequence TTGACGAAGATCGTTTTCGTAGCGCCGGCGCTCCTCTTGTTTTCGACTGCCGTGGAGAGCGAAATCCTTGCGGAACGGTTTCGCGCATCGCTTACCGTGCACACTCCGGTAAATGTCGTCGCGGGAATCGTCGATGGGCAGACGGTGTTTTGTGTGCAAGGCGATGCTGTTCGTGGCGGCAAGCGTATTGCCGCAGTGGACGTTGTAGGCGCGAACGGCGTATTGATCCGAACACTTGACGAACCAGGGACTACGGGCGGCTCGCAGTCCGGCGCTTACCTGCACTGGATCGACGACAATGCGGGGCCAATGGTGCTGTTCTCCTGGGTGCCGGACCGGGATGACATACCCGGCGGCGCGAATCTTGTGCGCGTAACAGATGGAACCGTAGTTGCGCGGATTCGGAACAGGACACGCTTTGGAAACAACAACTCGATTGTCGCGGACATCGATGGCAATGGCCGCGTCGACGTGCTGTATGCGGACCAGCAATCGTTGTCGCTGCTTACGCTGCCGAACCTGGAAGCACAATGGCGTGTCGACACGGGCATCAATTTTTGCTGGAGTCTTCCCGCGTTTGTGGACGTGACCGGCGACGGCCGCCCGGAGGCGGTCTACGGCAGCGAGTACAACAATCCCGACGGAACGTCGTCGTTCATTGCGCTCGACAATTCAGGCAAACCGGTGTGGCGCACAGACGGTCATGCCGAAGACCTCGGATCGACGCCGGTGTTTGTCGTGGATGTGGACGGTGACGGCACGGACGAACTGGTCAAAGTGGGGCTCGATCTGGAACACCGAAACAAGCAGGAATGGAACCACGCCCACGTCTTCGATCGCAGCGGCAGGCTGGTGTCTCGCGCCGCGCTGGGCTTTACCGGCATTGCGATCGCGAATCTCGACGACGACCCCGCGCTTGAGGGCGTTGGGATCACCAATACGCGCGACGGCGGATCGAACGGTGTGCGCGCAATTCGCTGCGTCGAGTTGTCCACGGGCAAGACCGAATGGACGACACCCGTCGAACGCACGTATCTTGACGACAACTCGCCCGTAGCCGGAGATTTTGACGGTGATGACAACTTGGAGATTGTCGTTGGTACGGGCAATCCGTGGGGCTATGCCCGCTTGCCGAACAGCGAGCCGTGGGGCGACCAATACGTGGTGTCGGCGAAGGGCGAGATTCTTCAGCGAATGACGCTACCGGGCCGGCCGACGAATTCACTTTTGATCGATCTAGATGGTGACGGCGCTGGAGAGGTTGTGACGGTGCTGGACGGCCAGCCGGGGTGGCTTGCCGTGTACGACACGCGCGCGAAGACATCGCGCCGGGAATGGCACACCCCATTCGGCTCGCCGTTACGCGATGGGACTATGGCGCCGTAG
- a CDS encoding type II toxin-antitoxin system PemK/MazF family toxin has protein sequence MVVRRAEIWWADLPEPRGSEPGYRRPVLIVQCNVLNSSRIATVLVAAITSNLRLANLPGNVRVSRKDSGLAHESVVNVSQLYTLDRDYLIDRIETLSPKTMEIIDNGLRFVLGLQTPRREWAGGESR, from the coding sequence ATGGTAGTTCGTCGAGCGGAGATTTGGTGGGCGGATCTCCCCGAACCGCGCGGGTCGGAACCAGGCTACCGCCGCCCCGTCCTCATTGTTCAGTGCAACGTTCTCAATTCCAGCCGGATCGCCACAGTCTTAGTCGCAGCAATTACATCGAATTTGCGACTCGCCAACTTGCCTGGCAATGTGCGGGTGTCACGCAAAGATAGTGGCCTCGCTCACGAATCCGTCGTGAATGTCTCGCAACTGTATACCCTCGATCGCGATTACCTTATCGATCGCATCGAAACCTTGTCTCCAAAAACAATGGAGATCATTGATAACGGCTTGAGATTCGTGTTGGGTTTACAAACACCTCGCCGCGAATGGGCAGGTGGAGAATCTCGTTAG
- a CDS encoding discoidin domain-containing protein, with translation MNRVLLGALVCGLGAWVSPVVMAQGTLDFERPWQTGLAPGQSVTLSTPPCESSSTYSFDAGLLTSGLAAGERVRVEVTAPGTEAIAKDLHAGDPGFYLPFRAGSAEQSGAATITISRNDQGAARPLDVLARLVKLGGPEAETAFEAEPNDSPAQANRLEIGRTVEGSADDVDYLDNVDESKRGLDWFRIDIADERPVLVIFELDIPDRDVSVNMRCYTIDPADSSKAVPYLEGKDPMEIVHDRERERYSKSISRVFTKGTYYLEVNANHPRYQLRSYKYPVPPYDDPKLAVEVGLRYIMDVGDAWFAQIPREGNIYKRVQNMHETAMRCTACHPSVFSTEPQFVAHQNGYPIQSKSNFRYVVERIYNSITPFYGEDGLWWQRFIAIPLQSQGMQGNVLINFERQISGRETPIVERFGPLMRSAWSGRNVMPEDEQNGVVPLDSEFGYAWRNWLVMRELYRRTGVESYARAADNLQAIYVAPETEARVASLHDRIHFVQGLSQMDREKYRATIDKHAQQILAVHNTDGGWDEEGRVDGTSAVYATGHVVQALMQAGIRPEQEPKLQAALKFLMSQQQPFGGWFQTDTHENFKTPMRESRYALIALAMAYPKGEALKGMGNYDGGPAVVPATDAPAVDAIAALENIWEITPEQQATIGELVFPLLKRPEAPVRAAAAAVLGRVGGAESTAPLLSMLDDSSKMVWREAAWALRQLGNRGYAADALKFALQSADPLTRRSAARAFAYQFQEMDARQDIAREFVKLIDDPDELIRLQALRTLRQWFYRSNDPEFKKLVIQTVIDRMGVEGETPAMRVNLAQNMYILLDENQSGGVSMQRNIRDVPKDVADRVLGGRVKVEQSILLEPVLTAMANGNALQREALLESFDGSFFKGRYYAQIPRNMIDVGNDREFSFMFTPAQSYLDETLGKTLLTETRPAQQSRAIQLATFFEMPQQGTSAPFQLALLSATQADDATLRATARDSVKRFLQVRQDAENAASSKVAELLMEGDAELQAVLVASVARSPEALANDSVKAAVRELAEARITADEPNSDLLPLLLTAMLDDRQAMAVLEMSWKAVQDKPAAERIPVIQALANRPALVGAQAAGDASAGPSRRAVRILKQAATDRDVAVRERVFELMGSLELLRKSSQAAPILYAGLSDDSPAIRVKSLALARENENVWKEEDVHEYMLKLLVSSDPKIRKAALETVQQRNLVAGVPRYAPRVRAVMDGDAELKGAAEQVLLTANVDLAAVTADAKIAAERTPDVLFFRDHVNPYFYEKGADKNACADCHATHTILGLAEPKKDGSELTDSDVINNYRSLLKVINISDPEQSLVLRKPRSPFGTGASSEESPTGVTHVGGTRWDDGTANEAYQAILAFVRSARDETAPQTLTASADSYSPEYPPSAAVDGNPATSWHTEFVGAMPGYPHEIVIALESPREIAGLTYYPRQDSANGRVKEFEIYVSADGKDWGNAVGKGVWENDALPKTAFVPRTTAAFVKLRGLSEVTGQPFMSAAEVEVLVPQHGTKVAQAK, from the coding sequence ATGAACCGAGTTCTGCTTGGTGCGCTGGTGTGTGGCTTGGGCGCCTGGGTTTCCCCCGTCGTTATGGCGCAGGGGACGCTGGATTTCGAGCGGCCCTGGCAGACGGGTCTGGCGCCGGGGCAAAGCGTGACGCTTTCCACTCCACCGTGTGAGTCCAGTTCGACCTACTCGTTTGACGCGGGCTTGTTGACGTCGGGCCTTGCGGCGGGCGAGCGCGTCCGGGTAGAGGTGACGGCACCCGGGACGGAGGCGATCGCGAAAGACCTCCACGCGGGAGACCCGGGCTTCTATTTGCCGTTTCGCGCGGGTTCGGCAGAACAATCCGGCGCCGCGACGATAACAATCAGCCGGAACGATCAGGGCGCGGCGCGCCCGCTGGATGTTTTGGCGCGGTTGGTGAAGTTGGGCGGGCCGGAGGCGGAGACCGCTTTCGAAGCGGAACCAAACGATTCGCCCGCACAAGCGAACCGATTGGAAATCGGGCGGACTGTCGAGGGCAGCGCGGACGACGTTGATTATCTCGACAATGTGGACGAGAGCAAGCGCGGGCTTGATTGGTTCCGCATCGACATCGCGGACGAACGGCCGGTGCTCGTCATTTTCGAGTTGGACATTCCGGATCGCGACGTGTCGGTGAACATGCGGTGTTACACGATCGATCCCGCCGACTCGTCGAAAGCCGTGCCGTATCTCGAGGGCAAGGACCCGATGGAGATCGTCCACGATCGCGAGCGCGAACGGTATTCGAAATCGATCTCGCGCGTGTTCACGAAGGGCACGTATTACCTCGAAGTAAATGCGAACCATCCGCGCTACCAGCTTCGCTCGTACAAGTATCCCGTGCCGCCCTACGACGATCCGAAGCTCGCCGTCGAAGTGGGGCTGCGGTACATCATGGACGTCGGCGACGCATGGTTCGCGCAGATTCCGCGCGAGGGCAACATCTACAAGCGCGTTCAGAACATGCACGAAACGGCGATGCGCTGCACGGCGTGCCATCCGTCGGTGTTTTCGACGGAGCCGCAGTTTGTCGCGCACCAAAACGGGTACCCAATCCAGTCGAAATCGAATTTCCGCTACGTGGTTGAGCGCATTTACAACTCGATCACGCCGTTCTACGGCGAGGACGGGTTGTGGTGGCAGCGGTTCATCGCGATTCCGCTGCAATCGCAGGGCATGCAGGGGAACGTGCTGATCAATTTCGAGAGACAGATCAGCGGGCGCGAAACGCCAATCGTCGAACGGTTTGGGCCCTTGATGCGGTCGGCGTGGTCGGGACGGAACGTCATGCCGGAAGACGAACAGAACGGCGTGGTGCCACTGGACAGCGAATTCGGCTATGCGTGGCGCAACTGGCTGGTGATGCGCGAACTGTACCGGCGGACGGGCGTCGAGTCGTATGCGCGGGCGGCGGACAATTTACAGGCAATCTACGTCGCGCCGGAGACCGAGGCGCGGGTGGCGTCGCTGCACGATCGGATTCATTTTGTGCAGGGCCTTTCGCAAATGGATCGGGAGAAGTACCGCGCGACGATCGACAAGCACGCTCAGCAGATACTCGCGGTCCACAACACCGACGGGGGCTGGGACGAGGAAGGGCGGGTAGACGGAACGAGCGCGGTGTACGCGACGGGGCACGTCGTGCAGGCGCTGATGCAGGCGGGCATTCGTCCGGAACAGGAGCCGAAATTGCAGGCGGCCCTGAAGTTCCTGATGTCGCAGCAGCAACCGTTCGGCGGATGGTTTCAGACGGACACGCACGAGAATTTCAAAACGCCGATGCGCGAGTCGCGTTATGCGTTGATCGCGCTGGCGATGGCGTATCCAAAAGGCGAAGCGCTGAAGGGCATGGGTAACTACGACGGCGGACCCGCAGTCGTGCCCGCGACGGATGCGCCCGCAGTGGACGCCATCGCGGCGCTGGAGAACATCTGGGAGATTACGCCGGAGCAGCAGGCGACGATTGGCGAACTGGTGTTTCCGTTGTTGAAGCGGCCCGAAGCGCCGGTGCGCGCGGCGGCAGCGGCGGTGTTGGGCCGCGTGGGTGGCGCGGAAAGCACGGCGCCGCTCCTGTCGATGCTGGACGATTCGTCGAAGATGGTGTGGCGCGAGGCGGCGTGGGCGTTGCGTCAACTGGGCAATCGAGGGTACGCAGCGGACGCGTTGAAGTTCGCGTTGCAGAGCGCGGACCCCTTGACCCGCCGGAGCGCGGCGCGCGCATTTGCATACCAGTTCCAGGAGATGGATGCCCGGCAGGACATTGCACGTGAATTCGTGAAGCTCATCGACGATCCGGATGAACTGATCCGATTGCAGGCCCTGCGAACCCTGCGGCAGTGGTTCTATCGAAGCAACGATCCGGAATTCAAGAAGCTTGTGATTCAAACCGTCATCGATCGCATGGGCGTCGAGGGCGAGACGCCGGCGATGCGCGTAAACCTCGCGCAAAACATGTACATCCTGCTCGACGAAAACCAGAGCGGCGGCGTGAGCATGCAACGCAACATTCGCGACGTGCCGAAGGACGTGGCGGACCGTGTGCTCGGCGGGCGCGTGAAGGTTGAGCAGAGCATCCTGCTCGAGCCCGTGTTAACGGCGATGGCGAACGGCAACGCGCTGCAACGCGAGGCGCTGCTCGAGAGTTTTGACGGTTCGTTCTTCAAGGGGCGCTACTACGCGCAAATCCCGAGGAACATGATTGACGTGGGCAACGACCGCGAATTCAGTTTCATGTTCACTCCGGCGCAGTCATATCTTGACGAAACGCTCGGCAAAACGCTGCTGACGGAAACGCGCCCGGCGCAGCAGTCCCGCGCGATCCAGTTGGCGACGTTTTTCGAGATGCCGCAGCAGGGCACAAGCGCGCCGTTCCAACTCGCGCTGCTTTCCGCGACACAGGCGGACGACGCGACGCTCCGCGCGACGGCGCGCGATTCGGTGAAGCGGTTCTTGCAGGTGCGCCAGGACGCGGAGAACGCCGCGTCGTCGAAGGTGGCGGAGTTGTTGATGGAGGGCGACGCCGAATTGCAGGCGGTGCTGGTCGCATCGGTCGCGCGAAGTCCGGAAGCATTGGCGAACGATTCAGTCAAGGCGGCCGTCCGCGAACTTGCGGAGGCGCGCATCACCGCCGACGAACCCAATTCGGACCTGCTGCCCCTTCTGTTGACGGCGATGCTTGACGACCGTCAAGCGATGGCCGTGCTCGAGATGTCGTGGAAGGCGGTGCAGGACAAACCGGCGGCCGAGCGCATACCCGTCATTCAGGCGCTGGCGAACCGTCCCGCGTTGGTGGGCGCGCAGGCCGCGGGCGACGCATCGGCGGGACCGAGCCGGCGCGCGGTGCGCATCCTGAAACAGGCGGCGACCGACCGCGACGTCGCGGTGCGCGAAAGGGTGTTCGAGTTGATGGGCTCGCTCGAATTGCTGCGCAAGAGCAGCCAGGCGGCGCCGATTCTGTACGCTGGTCTATCGGACGACAGCCCCGCGATTCGCGTGAAATCGCTGGCGCTTGCGCGTGAAAACGAAAACGTGTGGAAGGAAGAAGACGTTCACGAGTACATGTTGAAGCTGCTCGTGTCGTCCGATCCCAAAATCCGCAAGGCGGCCTTGGAGACTGTCCAGCAGCGCAACTTGGTCGCCGGCGTCCCGCGCTACGCGCCGCGCGTGCGCGCGGTCATGGACGGCGACGCGGAGTTGAAGGGCGCCGCCGAGCAGGTGCTGCTCACGGCAAACGTCGATCTCGCCGCCGTAACGGCCGACGCCAAGATTGCAGCGGAGCGCACGCCGGACGTTCTGTTCTTCCGAGACCACGTCAACCCGTATTTCTACGAGAAAGGCGCGGACAAGAATGCCTGCGCGGACTGTCACGCAACGCACACCATTCTTGGGTTGGCGGAGCCGAAGAAAGACGGCTCGGAACTGACGGACAGCGACGTAATTAACAACTACCGATCGCTCCTGAAAGTAATTAACATTTCCGATCCGGAGCAGAGCCTCGTGTTGAGGAAGCCGCGCAGTCCGTTTGGAACGGGCGCGTCGAGCGAGGAAAGCCCGACAGGGGTGACGCACGTCGGCGGCACGCGCTGGGACGACGGGACGGCGAACGAGGCGTACCAGGCGATCCTCGCGTTTGTGCGGTCCGCGCGCGACGAAACCGCGCCGCAAACGCTCACGGCCTCGGCGGACAGCTATTCGCCGGAGTATCCGCCGTCCGCTGCCGTGGACGGCAACCCGGCGACGTCGTGGCATACGGAATTCGTCGGGGCGATGCCCGGGTATCCGCATGAAATCGTCATTGCGCTGGAATCGCCGAGGGAAATCGCGGGGCTGACCTATTATCCGCGGCAGGACAGCGCGAACGGGCGCGTGAAAGAGTTCGAGATATATGTGAGCGCCGATGGCAAGGATTGGGGCAACGCGGTCGGAAAAGGCGTTTGGGAAAACGACGCGCTGCCGAAGACGGCGTTTGTGCCGCGCACAACGGCGGCATTTGTCAAACTGCGCGGTTTAAGCGAGGTGACCGGCCAGCCCTTCATGAGCGCGGCGGAGGTAGAAGTGTTGGTGCCTCAGCACGGCACGAAAGTGGCGCAAGCGAAATAA
- a CDS encoding ribbon-helix-helix protein, CopG family, whose translation MKTAVSLPDDLFENAERLSKTLGVSRSELYRRALSRYIEQYDEQALIDAINAVCDADPEATKPDSALERMQFSRLPREEW comes from the coding sequence ATGAAAACAGCAGTTTCGCTACCCGATGATTTGTTCGAAAACGCCGAACGCTTGTCAAAAACGCTCGGCGTGAGCCGGAGCGAGCTGTATCGACGCGCGCTTTCTCGATACATCGAACAGTACGACGAGCAGGCGCTGATCGATGCGATCAATGCCGTCTGTGACGCAGATCCTGAAGCGACGAAACCCGACTCAGCGCTTGAACGAATGCAATTCTCAAGGTTGCCAAGAGAAGAATGGTAG